From the Chthoniobacterales bacterium genome, one window contains:
- a CDS encoding helix-turn-helix transcriptional regulator, which produces MSCRVRRVMKRKARASSVPVPFGERLYEWRKKNNFSQSEAALKLRISRRTLQEWEQGRARPRHLAFEAMEALLKS; this is translated from the coding sequence ATGAGCTGTCGGGTGCGGCGGGTCATGAAGCGAAAGGCGAGGGCGTCGTCGGTGCCGGTTCCGTTTGGCGAGCGTCTTTACGAATGGCGCAAGAAGAACAACTTCTCCCAGAGCGAAGCTGCTTTGAAGCTGCGGATATCAAGGCGCACCTTGCAGGAATGGGAACAGGGGCGGGCGCGGCCCAGGCATCTCGCCTTTGAGGCAATGGAGGCTTTGCTCAAATCGTAG
- a CDS encoding dsDNA nuclease domain-containing protein yields the protein MTRIAVSIYDLPPIETGGSTARQGFAFQDHVAIDFCLELLTNGQLQEVWLETQDDITLLWKSDSALLVEFIQVKSTQLDQLWSLSKLYTADNAGLSVMERSLEYDRCSEPTLFRLVTAIPFNSELSVLTLDRDCSARRAQQNQINELIGRLPRRLEKIRSANGATCKDWLNRSLLNCHDSESAVRDHNLLKLTKVLETNGTPPLQGQLQELYAHILGKVSDMSKLSATTHRESKRFTAATFGDFLGASVNTLFGIPSPTGGRKLREKMEKANLPIDTILQAQEQRRFYRSRSLTPRYLEIGDEPTLSEEVLALLNQVRSQLDAGALTDDGPSFHARCLQELSNYRNTHPPRQRPSLADLQGCMYNITDRCLHRFQRVTA from the coding sequence ATGACTCGTATCGCAGTCTCGATATACGATTTGCCACCAATCGAGACTGGCGGGTCAACCGCCCGACAGGGATTTGCATTCCAAGATCACGTAGCCATTGATTTTTGCTTGGAGTTGTTAACCAACGGTCAACTTCAAGAAGTATGGTTGGAAACACAAGATGATATAACTCTGCTGTGGAAGTCAGATTCCGCTTTGCTAGTGGAATTTATCCAGGTCAAAAGCACCCAACTCGACCAGTTATGGTCACTGTCGAAGCTCTATACGGCAGATAATGCAGGTCTTTCAGTGATGGAGAGGTCACTTGAATATGACCGGTGTTCGGAACCGACACTGTTTAGGCTAGTCACTGCGATTCCGTTTAATTCCGAGCTTTCGGTGCTCACGCTTGATCGCGATTGCTCGGCACGACGAGCTCAGCAAAACCAGATTAATGAGCTGATTGGTCGACTGCCGCGAAGATTAGAAAAGATTCGTTCTGCAAATGGTGCCACCTGTAAGGACTGGCTAAATCGCTCGCTCCTTAATTGCCATGATTCCGAGAGCGCCGTTCGCGACCACAACCTGTTAAAGCTAACAAAGGTACTTGAGACAAATGGGACACCCCCGCTCCAGGGGCAACTTCAAGAACTGTACGCACACATTCTGGGCAAAGTCTCTGACATGAGTAAACTTAGCGCCACGACTCACCGTGAGAGCAAGCGGTTTACGGCGGCGACATTTGGCGATTTCCTTGGGGCAAGTGTCAACACTCTGTTCGGTATACCTTCGCCCACGGGCGGCAGGAAACTTCGGGAGAAGATGGAAAAGGCCAATTTGCCAATCGACACGATTTTACAGGCCCAAGAACAACGCCGGTTTTACCGCTCCCGCTCGTTGACGCCCCGATATTTGGAAATTGGTGACGAACCGACCTTGAGCGAGGAGGTTCTAGCGTTGCTAAATCAAGTACGCTCACAGCTAGATGCGGGCGCACTAACCGACGACGGGCCGTCATTCCACGCCCGGTGTCTACAAGAACTCTCCAATTATCGGAATACACATCCTCCTCGGCAGAGACCCTCGCTGGCCGACTTGCAAGGCTGCATGTACAACATCACCGATCGCTGCCTGCATCGTTTTCAACGCGTAACGGCATGA
- the mtgA gene encoding monofunctional biosynthetic peptidoglycan transglycosylase — protein sequence MSKKKERQKKSASRGRKRRWKWLLVGLVVLLLIPALQVAVVRSVNPPRTLPMWIEQVSSSGPKAPLRYRWVPLSQIPEMFLKHLWISEDQRFFRHFGFDWEEMDRAMEKAERNGKPVRGASTITNQCARSIFLWQGRSWIRKGLESYYTIWMEMLLPKRRILELYANVIEMGRGVYGVEAASQHYFGVSARGLTREQSAMLAAVLPNPKGWDPRNPGRTLRWRQQLILRREQHAHFPEKLMK from the coding sequence ATGTCGAAAAAGAAAGAGCGCCAAAAGAAGTCCGCCTCGCGCGGTCGTAAGCGCCGTTGGAAATGGCTCCTGGTCGGGTTGGTAGTTTTGCTCCTCATCCCGGCTTTGCAGGTGGCAGTGGTGCGATCTGTCAATCCGCCGCGGACATTGCCGATGTGGATTGAGCAGGTGTCGTCGAGCGGGCCGAAGGCTCCGTTACGCTATCGCTGGGTTCCGTTGTCGCAGATTCCGGAGATGTTTTTGAAGCACCTTTGGATATCGGAAGATCAGCGGTTCTTCCGGCATTTTGGGTTTGATTGGGAAGAGATGGATCGCGCGATGGAAAAGGCGGAGCGGAACGGGAAACCGGTGCGGGGGGCGTCCACGATCACGAATCAATGCGCGCGGTCGATTTTTCTGTGGCAGGGACGCTCCTGGATCAGGAAAGGATTGGAATCATACTACACGATCTGGATGGAAATGCTGCTGCCCAAACGGCGAATCCTGGAGCTGTATGCGAACGTGATCGAGATGGGGCGCGGAGTTTACGGCGTGGAAGCGGCGTCGCAGCATTATTTCGGCGTCAGTGCGCGCGGGCTGACGCGGGAGCAATCGGCCATGCTGGCAGCGGTGTTGCCAAATCCAAAAGGCTGGGATCCGAGGAACCCGGGGCGGACGTTACGCTGGCGTCAGCAGCTCATTCTGCGACGGGAGCAGCACGCGCATTTTCCGGAGAAGCTGATGAAATGA
- a CDS encoding helix-turn-helix transcriptional regulator gives MTASTATMISDESYAAPTTGRYLATVREAAGLTQSQLAQAVTFSTATLSRIESGDKLASYEDISALLKAIGTPKAAELTEFLNQEWDEVTRPEFDHPNRGALWEANLALRKVAALRRDPNLKAVFLRQIDLYEGELRRVIKLLVTRDHQIAVIGSIGVGKSTAICKLTGLLRIDEPKLDRQIVLETGAGGITLCEVHIAQGPRYGIRIVPRSEESIRRDVEDLSDYIVTQAKPVSPSVEQEEEGDTLGLSKEVVRAIRNMAGMTERRRELNGRRVRFDPAKDLAIQLGSAQELCVHILTKMDLLRRNRRDAWYPENHPHPPSAWLQEIFAAINNGRHPEFTLPHKIEIIVPEPVLNTQELAIRIVDTKGIDQTAERQDLECHFDDSKTLVVLCSRFNDAPEIALQTLLRRAKDSGARDIAPKTILLVLARPEEALAVKHDDGVRVEDEQEGCELKRDQIRLRLSQQGLADIAVEFFNAREERPDELRELLIRKIEEHRTYFANQITHLVEAVDNLSDNRQDEQIRMVFEHVMSDLRSWIRGNRQIELSQEGVQQPLVAAIDGTRYASTIRAAVRRYGDWYNLDYYHHLAFGVRRLAVEQIGARIEKFKVIANNLRNNDDLSPAKEFLEGVNRRLDALIDESYRRIQSAGREAFKQTLAKHSAFWDQCEERWGQGTGYRVAIRDMTDQELQKDATELEKLLVSLLTAEWEAMVLTVESMLENTEVPPLPSQPIAHLQGTP, from the coding sequence ATGACAGCATCCACAGCGACAATGATAAGCGACGAATCCTACGCAGCTCCAACGACGGGCCGATATCTGGCCACGGTACGAGAGGCCGCTGGATTAACACAATCTCAGCTCGCGCAGGCAGTTACGTTCAGCACCGCGACGCTTTCCAGGATTGAGTCCGGCGACAAACTGGCAAGCTATGAGGATATCTCAGCTCTTTTAAAGGCGATCGGAACGCCCAAGGCCGCGGAGCTAACTGAGTTCCTAAACCAAGAATGGGACGAAGTCACCCGCCCCGAGTTTGACCACCCAAATCGCGGCGCTCTCTGGGAAGCAAATCTCGCTCTCAGGAAGGTAGCCGCGCTCCGCCGTGATCCGAATTTAAAGGCCGTATTTCTCCGTCAGATTGACCTTTACGAGGGAGAACTGCGTCGCGTTATCAAACTATTGGTCACCCGCGATCATCAGATCGCCGTTATCGGAAGCATCGGTGTCGGAAAGTCGACTGCAATCTGCAAATTGACCGGACTCCTCCGGATCGACGAGCCGAAACTTGATCGCCAGATTGTTTTAGAAACGGGAGCTGGAGGAATCACACTTTGTGAAGTCCACATTGCGCAAGGGCCGCGATACGGCATCAGAATAGTACCACGAAGTGAGGAGTCAATTCGACGGGATGTAGAAGACTTGTCGGATTACATTGTGACGCAGGCAAAGCCAGTTTCGCCTAGCGTGGAGCAAGAAGAAGAGGGTGACACGCTGGGTCTCTCTAAAGAGGTCGTCAGAGCTATCCGCAACATGGCCGGCATGACGGAACGGCGGCGGGAGCTAAATGGGCGTCGTGTTCGCTTTGATCCAGCGAAGGACTTAGCAATACAATTGGGCAGCGCCCAGGAACTATGCGTGCACATTTTAACGAAAATGGACCTGCTCCGCCGCAATCGCCGGGACGCATGGTATCCCGAAAATCACCCCCACCCCCCCAGCGCCTGGCTGCAGGAAATCTTTGCGGCCATCAATAATGGTCGTCATCCAGAATTCACCTTACCGCACAAAATCGAGATCATCGTGCCCGAGCCAGTCCTGAATACTCAGGAGCTAGCGATTCGAATCGTTGACACGAAAGGCATTGATCAAACCGCCGAACGTCAAGACCTCGAATGCCACTTTGACGACTCGAAGACGTTGGTCGTTCTCTGTAGTCGCTTCAACGATGCGCCTGAAATTGCTCTCCAGACTCTTCTTCGCCGCGCAAAGGATTCAGGTGCCCGTGATATTGCACCGAAAACAATTCTCCTTGTTCTTGCCCGCCCCGAGGAGGCACTCGCTGTGAAACACGATGACGGCGTTCGCGTTGAAGACGAGCAAGAAGGCTGCGAGCTAAAGCGCGACCAAATCCGGTTAAGGCTGAGTCAACAAGGATTGGCCGACATCGCCGTCGAGTTCTTCAATGCGCGGGAGGAACGACCAGACGAACTGCGGGAACTGCTAATACGGAAGATCGAGGAGCATAGGACATACTTTGCGAATCAGATCACACACCTGGTGGAGGCCGTCGATAACCTGAGCGATAACAGGCAAGACGAGCAGATCCGAATGGTTTTCGAACATGTAATGAGTGATCTGCGTTCGTGGATCAGGGGCAATCGCCAAATTGAATTATCTCAAGAAGGCGTGCAACAACCACTGGTGGCCGCGATTGATGGAACTCGATACGCGAGCACAATCCGCGCTGCGGTTCGCCGTTATGGCGACTGGTACAATCTTGATTACTACCACCACTTGGCATTTGGAGTTCGTCGATTGGCAGTAGAGCAGATCGGGGCACGAATCGAAAAGTTCAAAGTCATCGCCAATAACCTTAGAAACAACGATGACCTTTCACCCGCAAAGGAATTCCTCGAAGGAGTGAATCGGCGGCTAGACGCTTTGATCGACGAAAGCTATCGGCGAATTCAATCTGCGGGCAGGGAAGCCTTCAAACAAACTCTCGCCAAACACAGCGCGTTTTGGGATCAGTGCGAAGAACGATGGGGGCAAGGGACAGGCTACAGAGTAGCGATTCGCGATATGACGGACCAGGAGCTCCAAAAAGACGCGACGGAACTTGAGAAACTGCTCGTAAGCCTGCTGACTGCGGAGTGGGAAGCCATGGTCCTTACGGTCGAATCGATGTTGGAAAACACGGAGGTTCCTCCATTACCCAGTCAGCCAATAGCGCACCTGCAGGGCACACCGTGA
- a CDS encoding ATP-binding protein, with amino-acid sequence MIDDHATSTAPQSWLYLVKRTPRSISISPLRKENLHRTRDCFWHAVGDIRRYPFEDGKVTVSRAAGSVTFPSEFMLVAAMNPCPCGYFGDLKRECRCGPVQVQRYRRRISGPLLDRIDLHIEVPAVEYRDISSTRAEEPSAAIRERVQLARERQRTRFRSDKKVNCNARMGPRQIKQHCQLTDESQELIRVAMTELNLSARAYDRILKVSRTVADLAELSEITPEHVSEAIQYRTFDRTLWV; translated from the coding sequence ATGATCGACGATCATGCGACAAGCACAGCCCCACAATCTTGGTTGTACTTGGTGAAGAGAACTCCTCGCTCGATCTCCATTTCTCCATTGCGAAAAGAAAATCTTCATCGAACCAGAGATTGTTTCTGGCACGCTGTTGGTGATATACGTCGCTACCCGTTCGAAGATGGAAAGGTCACCGTCTCCCGCGCCGCCGGCAGCGTGACTTTTCCGTCCGAGTTCATGCTTGTCGCCGCGATGAACCCATGTCCCTGCGGCTACTTCGGCGATCTGAAACGCGAATGCCGTTGCGGGCCGGTTCAGGTCCAGCGCTATCGCCGCCGGATCTCCGGTCCGCTCCTCGACCGGATCGATCTCCACATCGAAGTGCCCGCGGTCGAATACCGCGACATCTCCAGCACGCGCGCCGAAGAACCTTCCGCCGCGATTCGCGAACGCGTCCAGCTGGCCCGCGAAAGGCAGCGCACCCGTTTTCGTTCCGACAAGAAAGTGAATTGCAACGCCCGGATGGGTCCGCGCCAGATCAAACAACATTGCCAGCTCACCGACGAATCGCAGGAATTGATCCGCGTGGCCATGACCGAATTAAACCTCAGTGCCCGCGCCTACGACCGCATCCTGAAAGTCTCCCGCACCGTCGCCGACCTCGCCGAATTAAGCGAAATCACCCCGGAGCATGTCAGCGAAGCGATCCAATACCGCACCTTCGACCGGACGCTCTGGGTCTAG
- a CDS encoding ATP-binding protein gives MCIRPIPGITEGAIVEVCDLNRECRRGPIQVERYRRRISGPLLDRIDLHIEVPAVEYRDISSTRAEEPSAAIRERVQLARERQRARFRSDKKVNCNARMGPRQIKQLCQLTDESQELIRVVMTELNLSARAYDRILKVSRTVADLAASDSITPEHVSEAIQYRTFDRTLWV, from the coding sequence ATGTGCATTAGGCCAATCCCCGGAATTACAGAAGGTGCGATCGTTGAAGTTTGCGATCTGAACCGCGAATGCCGCCGCGGCCCGATCCAGGTCGAGCGCTATCGCCGGCGGATATCCGGTCCGCTGCTCGACCGGATCGATCTCCACATCGAAGTGCCCGCCGTCGAATACCGGGACATCTCGAGCACGCGCGCCGAAGAACCCTCTGCTGCAATTCGCGAACGCGTCCAGCTGGCCCGCGAAAGGCAGCGCGCCCGTTTTCGTTCCGACAAGAAAGTGAACTGCAACGCCCGGATGGGCCCGCGTCAGATCAAACAACTTTGCCAGCTCACCGACGAATCGCAGGAGTTGATCCGGGTCGTGATGACCGAACTAAACCTCAGCGCCCGCGCCTACGACCGCATCCTGAAAGTCTCCCGCACCGTCGCCGACCTCGCCGCTTCGGATTCCATCACCCCCGAGCACGTCAGCGAAGCGATTCAGTATCGTACTTTCGATAGAACGCTCTGGGTCTAG